In Betaproteobacteria bacterium, the sequence ATCCTGCCATGGCGTGTGTTGCACGAAGGGCAGAGGTGGAACCATTGGATAAACAAGGAGACAATCCATGCACAGTCATACCCTCTTCAAGCGGAAAGCATTTACGCTGGCGCTGCTGACGGCAGCCGCATTTGCCGGCGGCGCTGCCAATGCCGGCGTTACCGACGCCGACATCCTCAACGATGCGAAGACCACTGGCGACGTCGTCAGCTTCGGCCTCGGCACCCAGGCCCAGCGCTTCAGCCCTTCCACGCAAATCAACACCAAATCGGTCAAGAATCTTGTGCCGGCATGGACCTCGTCGTTCGGTGGCGAGAAGCAACGTGGTCAGGAATCGCAACCCGTCATCAGCGAAGGCAAGATGTTTGTCACCGCTTCCTACAGCCGTCTGTTCGCCTACGATGTCAAGACTGGCGAGAAGCTGTGGAAGTACGAGCACCGCCTGCCGGACGGCATCATGCCATGCTGTGACGTGATCAACCGTGGCGCCGCGCTGTACGGCAACCTGGTGATCTTCGGCACGCTGGATGCGCAACTGGTTGCCCTGGACCGCGACACCGGCAAGGTAGTCTGGAAAGAGAAGCTTGAAGACTACGCCGCTGGCTACTCATCCTCTGCCGCCCCGATCATTGCCAAGGGCAAGCTGATCAACGGCGTCTCCGGTGGCGAGTTTGGTGTGGTTGGCCGCATCGATGCGCGCGACCCGATGACCGGCAAGCTGATCTGGACCCGTCCGACTGTCGAAGGCCACATGGGCTACAGCTTCGACAAGGATGGCACCAAGCATGAAAACGGCATTTCCGGCACCCTCAACGCCACCTGGGAAGGCGACCTCTGGAAGACCGGCGGCGCAGCTACCTGGAACGGCGCTACCTACGATCCGGAAACCAACCTGATCTTCGCCGGTACCGGTAACCCGGCTCCGTGGAACAGCTGGAACCGTCCGGGCGACAACCTGTTCTCGTCCTCGACCGTGGCAATCGATGCCGACACCGGCAAGATTGTCTGGCATTACCAGAACACTCCGCACGATGGCTGGGACTTTGACGGTGTGAACGAATTCGTTTCCTTCGACTACAAGGATCCGAAGACCGGCAAGATGATCAAGGCCGGTGGCAAGGCTGACCGTAACGGCTTCTTCTTCGTCAATGACCGGACCAACGGCAAGCTGCTCAATGCCTTCCCGTTCGTGAACAAGATCACCTGGGCCACCAGCATCAACCTGGAAACCGGCCGTCCGAACTACATCGAAGAAGGCCGTCCGGGCAATCCGGCGCTGGAAGCCGATGGCAAGAAGGGCAAGGTCGTCTTCTCTGCACCGTCTTTCCTCGGCGGCAAGAACCAGATGCAGATGGCCTACAGCCCGCAGACCGGCCTGTTCTACGTGCCGTCCAACGAGTGGTCGATGGACATCTGGAACGAACCGGTTTCCTACAAGAAGGGTGCTGCTTACCTGGGCGCCGGCTTCACCATCAAGGCGCTGAACGACGACTACATCGGCTCCCTGCGCGCCATGGACCCGAAGACCGGCAAGATGGTCTGGGAAAAGAAGAACTACGCTCCGCTCTGGGGTGGCGTTCTGACGACGGCTGGCGGCCTGGTGTTCTACGGTACGCCGGAAGGTTTCCTGAAAGCACTTGACGCCAAGACAGGCAAGGAACTGTGGTCCTTCAACGTCGGCACCGGCATCGTTGCACCGCCGGTTTCGTGGGAACAGGATGGCGAGCAGATGATCGCCGTGACGGCTGGCTGGGGCGGCGCTGTTCCGCTTTGGGGCGGCGACGTTGCCAAGCGTGTGAACTTCCTCGAACAGGGCGGTTCCGTCTGGGTCTTCAAGTTGCACAAGCAGCAGTAAAGTGTCTCCCCCTCGGGCGCTCCGGCGCCCGATTTACGCGGCGCGTCGGCTTTGGCCCTCGCGCCGTTTTTGCTTTTTGGCGAATTTTTCTGGTTGACCGCAGTAAGCCAGAAATTCATCTCCCCGGGCAAACCATTGCCCGTCGTCGCCGGGTTCCGCGTACCGCGAAAGGCACTGTTCGACTTTGCACCACTTGATTGCTTCGTTATGGAGCAACCCCGCCAGGGAGGGGAACAACAAACACCCGACATTGAAGGGTCCACCATTGACGGAAAGGTCTTCCCGACAAATGGCCAGCCCCGGCAACCCCCGAACGGACAACAGCCACGGCCACGCCCCTGGCGGCGCCCAATCATTCGCCGCAAACGCGATATCCCCGATACTGGCAAGGGAATTGCATTAGGAAACAGGGCAAGTGCCGTCAGCACCATCATTGCACGGCATATCCATATTCAACCCGGCAGCACGACACCGACCAGACACCGCCGATTCACTGAATCGATTTCGATACTGCAACAAAAGAGGGAGTAACGCCATGAAGCACCACCGTCTTACCATCACCCTGCTCGCCGCCAGCCTGCTCAGCCCGCTGGCCATGGCCGACGCCAAGAAAGATACCGAAATGCTCAAACTGGCGAGTGCCAGCGGCTGCATGACCTGCCACAGCATCGAAGCCGGCAAGCCGGGTCCTGACGGTCTGAAGCCGATCGGCCCACCATGGACAGAAGTGGCCAAGCAATACAAAGGCAAGCCTGGTGCCACCGAGTTTCTGACCCGCGTCGTCCTCGAAGGCTCCAGCCCCTACAGCAGCCACTGGAAGGGCAAGGTCAGCGGTCTCTCCATGCCGCCCAATGCCGTCGCCATTACCGAAGGCAATGCCCGTCTGCTGGTGAACTGGATTCTGGCGCTGTAAGCGGCAAAATTCGGAGCAACGCTACGAACCGGCCCGCGTGGCCGGTTTTTTATGGTGATGCGAAAACCCTCGACTGGTTCAACACAGGCATGGCGCCGGCTGACACCACAGCGGCTATACGAGCCACTCGGCGCGATTGCGACCATTTGCTTTTGCCTTGTAGAGCAATTGGTCGGCTTGACGGAAGATCTGCTTGATTTCACCCGTCGCCGAATCGATGCAGGAGGCCCCGACTGAAATGGTGACCACACCGTAATCGCCGCTTTTTTCATGGGCCATGCCCAAGGCGGCCACAGCCTCGACGAGACTGGCGGCCAAACCGGCATGCACGCCGGGTGCTGCATCAGGAATGATCACGGCGAATTCCTCACCGCCGTAGCGTGCGACGAAAGCCCCCGGGGCTGTCTGCTGATCGTTTGCCTGCTGAACCACCTGACCCAGACAAGCGGCGACGGATCGAAGACACTCATCGCCGGCGAGATGCCCGTAATGATCGTTGTATTTCTTGAAGTTATCGACGTCTATCATCAACAAACTGAACGGTCTCGCCAAGCTCAGCGCCTGCTCCCACAAACGGTCAACCTGAAGATCCATGGCCCGCCGGTTGAGCAAGCCTGTCAGCCCGTCGCGATTGGCCTGATCCTGCAATTTGCCATTGGCGATGGAGAGGCGCTTACGCAATGCAGCAATCCTCGACATTGCCTTCATTTTTGCCTGGAGGACGGCCTCCGGCACGGTCTTCGAGATAAAGTCATCCCCACCTGCCTCGATCGCTGTCACCAGGTTGGATGCGGTATCGGTCGCCGTCACAAAAATAATCGGGGTCCATGCCCAAGGCTCGTTCCCCTCCAGTGCACGCAGCCGGGTGGTTGTTTCAAAACCGTTCATACCCGGCATTTCGATGTCCATCAGGATCAGATCGAAATCCTCCTTCTGAAAGAGATCCAGCGCAACCTCGCCATTAATGGCGTGCAGGACTTGATGGCCAAACGACTCCAGACGAGCAGTTGTGACTATTGCAATGGCTCGAGAATCGTCCACCAGCATGATTTTCATTTTGATCCCAAAAATTCAGAATTACATCATCAAGAATACCTTCGCCACTACGCACTTACTACAACTTTCGGCATAGCCCAACCCACCGAAATCATGTTTTCCTCGCGATCTCGCCCTGAAGTTGTCCGTTCGCTGAACGATTGACCTGCTGGGTACAGGTTGCTGATCGGCCGTTGGTAGCACGCCAGCTATGGCGTGATACATGGCACCACCTCGCACAAACCAAAGTCAATCAGCGATAGCGGCTAGCCGATTTCCCTGCCACACAAATTGACTGCTCCATTACGGAGCACCTGTTAAGCAGTTGATCATGCAATCAGCCGTACAACGCAACAACGCATGCCGCATAACAAGCATAAGCAATTGAAATTATTGAACATTATGAGCAATCTTGTTAGCGCTGGCATGCTGGCACACGGCATGCACATTAGATGACACGAGTCACGGCAGGTCGTAGTCAGCACTTACGCGAATCAGCCGGCCTTGAGTTACCCGTTTGCTATCTCAATAGAACATTGGAGACAAATATGATTTATGCAGCCCCCGGCGCCGCTGGTGCCAAGATTACCTACAAGGCCCAGTACAACAACTTTATCGGTGGCAAGTGGGTCGCCCCGGTCAAGGGTCAATACTTCGATGTCATCACCCCGATCAGCGGCAAGGTCTATACCCAAGCCGCCCGCTCCACCGCCGAAGACATCGAACTGGCGCTGGATGCTGCCCACGCAATTGCTGATGCCTGGGGCAAGACCGCCCCGGCTACCCGCGCCAACATCCTGCTCCAGATTGCTGATCGCATCGAAGCCAATCTGGAAACCATCGCCTACGCTGAAACCGTAGACAACGGCAAGCCGATCCGTGAAACCCTGGCCGCAGACATTCCGCTCGCCGCCGACCACTTCCGCTACTTCGCCGGCTGCATCCGCGCCCAGGAAGGCGCACTGTCGGACATCGACGAAAACACCGTTGCTTATCACTACCATGAGCCGCTCGGCGTTGTCGGCCAGATCATCCCCTGGAACTTCCCGATCCTGATGGCCGCCTGGAAACTGGCTCCTGCCATCGGTGCCGGCAACTGTGTCGTGCTGAAGCCGGCCGAGTCGACCCCGATCTCGATTCTGATCCTCGCCGAAATCATTGGCGACCTGCTGCCGGCCGGCGTTCTGAACATCGTTAACGGTTTCGGTCGCGAAGCCGGCATGCCGCTCGCCAACAGCAAGCGCATCGCCAAGATCGCCTTCACCGGCTCCACCTCGACCGGCCGCGTTATCGGCCAGGCCGCTGCCAACAATCTGATCCCGGCTACCCTGGAACTGGGCGGCAAGTCCCCCAACGTCTTCTTTGCCGACATCATGGACAAGGATGATGCCTTCCTCGACAAGGCTATCGAAGGCATGGTGCTGTTTGCCTTCAACCAGGGTGAAGTCTGTACCTGCCCGTCGCGCGCCCTGATCCAGGAATCGATCTACGACAAGTTCATCGAACGCGTCCTGAAGCGCGTTGCCGCCATCAAGCACGGCAACCCGCTGGATACCGAAACGATGATGGGTGCCCAGTGCTCGGCCGAGCAACTGAGCAAGATCAGCTCCTACCTCGACATCGGCAAGCAGGAAGGCGCCGAATGCCTGATCGGTGGCGAGCCGGCTCAATTCGAAGGCGAACTGGCCGGTGGTTATTACGTCCAGCCGACCCTGTTCAAGGGTCACAACAAGATGCGCATCTTCCAGGAAGAAATCTTCGGACCGGTGCTGGCTGTGACCACCTTCAAGGACGAAGCCGACGCACTGGCCATCGCCAATGACACCATCTACGGCCTTGGCGCCGGCGTCTGGAGCCGTAACGGCAATGTCGCCTACCGCATGGGTCGCGCCATCAAGGCCGGTCGCGTGTGGACCAACTGCTACCACGCCTACCCGGCGCACGCTGCCTTCGGCGGCTACAAGGAATCCGGTATTGGCCGCGAGACCCACAAGGTCATGCTGGATCACTATCAACAGACGAAGAACCTGCTTGTCAGCTACAGCGAAAGCAAGCTGGGCTTCTTCTAAACCGAGCATCTCCTCCACTGGCCCAGTTTGCGGGCAACTCTTCGGGGGCGGGCAACCGCCCCCTTTTTTAGGAGAATGTAATGGTCGACCGCGTCATCGCCACCCCGGCAACGCTGGAGCTGATCGCGCTCCTGAAACAGCAATACGGCCCGGAGCTCATGTTTCATCAATCCGGCGGTTGCTGCGATAACAGCGCTGCCAACTGCTATCTGCCCACCGATCTCACCATCGGCGCTTACGACGTTCACCTTGGTGAAATCGGCGGCGTGCCCTTCTATATCAGTGCCTCGCAATACGAGTACTGGAAGCACACCCAACTGATCATCGATGTGGTAGAAGGCCACGGCGGCACCTTCTCGCTTGAAGGCAACACCGGCAAGGCCTTTCACACCCGTTCACGTCTGTTTACCGACGACGAATGGGCCGAACTGCAGGCGGCCGGGCTCGTTTAATACAAGGAAACCATCCCATGCACAAAAAACTTCACTTTACCCTGCTGCCCGTCGTCGCAGCACTCGCCTTGACTGTCGCCAACCCTGCCCGCGCGGCCGAAGGGGAAGCCATCATGAAAAAAGCCCGTTGTGTCGCCTGCCACGCCGTGGACCAGAAGCGGGTTGGACCGGCCTACAAGGATGTCGCCGCCAAATACAAAGGCGACGCCAAGGCCCCGGGTCATCTTTTTGACAAGGTACGCGCTGGCGGTTCCGGCAATTGGGGACAAGTCCCGATGATGCCCCACCCGGTTGACAAGATCAGCGACGACGACCTGAAAGCGGTCATTCACTGGATTTTGTCGCTGGAGTAAGCCAATCGCCGCGACGACATTGCCGACGCGGCCAAAGGGAGAACAGCAACTCCCCAACGAGAATGGCCACAGGCCATCCAGCACAAGCCACAGGGCGCCGAGCCGGCAAATAAGCCGACCGAGCGCCATGCCTCATTTTTAAAGGGGAAAACTAAGACGCCTGCGGTCAACCGGAAAAATCAGTCAAAAATGAAATTTTCCGGCCGACGACCAGACCACCGACGACAAGCCTCGCCATGCCGCCGCCCCCTTGGGCGACAACAACCAGCCCAACGCACCGCAGTTCACCAATACCGTCATCCAGAACATCACCTGGAATGAAGTCTTCTTCGACTTGTGACGCAGCAGTTTCTGGGCAAATAACGCACCCGGCCAGCCACCGATCAGCGCCAGCAGGTGCAGCGTACTTTCCTGGGTTCGCCACTCCCCGTTCTGGGCAGCCGACTTGTCCCAGGCATACACCGCAAAAGCAAACAGGCTGGCCACGACATAAATCACCGGCACCAGCTTCGGCAACTTGCCCAGCCACGTACAGCCCGCCACAAAAACGATGAAGAGGACGGCCAGCCACAACAGCTTTCGCGTCGGCTCGACGACCGATACTGATGAACGCGACTCGACGAACGCCACACCGTCGGCACGCGCCCTGCCCTTCGCATCAAATGCCAGATCGTAGGTCACAATCTCGCCATCGACCGGCCGCCGACCGCGCCGGGCAAACGACTTGATGTGCAAAAACACCGCCTCGCCACCGCCGTTCGGCACAATGAAACCAAAACCCTGCTCGTCTTTCCAGCGTGTGACTTTTCCCTGATAGCGCATATCGTTTTAGGCAAATTGAATAGCGCGATTTTCAGGCACCGGGCTGCGCAGGGCAAGCAAGTTAACATCTGGAACGACACAAAATTTTCGCCTGAATTTTCACCTTGACTTAGAGTGCACTCCAACAACTAGAGTGACATTCATGGAATCCAGCCTGACCATTAAGGACGTGTCGCAACGTACGGGGTTGAGCGCCCACACGCTGCGCTACTACGAACGCATCGGCCTGATTGCACCCGTTGCCCGCGCCACGGGTGGCCAGCGCCGGTACGCCGCCGCCGACATGGACTGGCTGGCATTCCTGCTGCGCCTGCGCACCACCGGCATGCCTATCCAGGGCATGCTGGAATTTGCCAGGTTACGAAGCGAAGGGAATGTCACCGCCCGTACCCGCCGGAAGATCCTCGAAAGCCACCTTGCCGACGTGCTCAGCAACATCGCGTCACTGCAGCAGTCCGCCGAGGCATTGCAAACGAAGATCGGGATTTATCGGCAGATTGAACATTCCTTCTCGCAAGACTCTCAACTTGTTGAAGGAAAAACCAATGACTCAAAATCGTTATGAACGGGGCCTCGCCAAACTGGAAGAAATCGACGGCCAGGCCGGCAGCAGGGTCATCAACAGCCTGCGTGACATCGCTCCGGATTTTGCCCGCTATCTGATCGAATTTCCCTTCGGCGATATCTACTCCCGTCCCGGCCTCGATTTGCGCGCCCGGGAAATCGCCGTCGTCGCCGCGCTGACAGCATTGGGCAACGCGACCCCGCAATTGAAAGTGCACATCGAAGGCGCGCTCAATGTCGGCGTCAGCCAGGAGGAAATCGTCGAAGTCATCATGCAGATGGCTGTCTACGCCGGGTTCCCGGCTGCCCTCAACGGTCTTTTTGCGGCCAAGGAGGTATTCGCCGAAAGAGCGACAGGCTAATGGCCATCGATATTTTTCGACATGGCCCGATGCATCTCGGACGCAGCCCGTCGCGTCTTTTCCCAACCGCATTCCAGATCGGGTAAAGTTGCCGTCAAGGAATGGCTGTGCCAGAAAAGGTCTGGTGCAAGTGAGCACACTTTTGGCAACCAGGGTTTGGCACAGGGCACATGTATTCGATTGAAGTAGTTCTCGCCATGTTGGCGGCGGTAGTAGGCAGTGGTTATCTGGTGCGCACCTTGCCGATATCCATCCCCCTGCCACTGGCGCAAATCGCCCTGGGGGCTGTCGTCGCGCTGGTGTCCGTGCACCGGGTCAGGCTCGATCCGGAAATATTCTTTTTGCTCTTCCTGCCGCCGCTGCTTTTCCTCGACGGCTGGCGCATCCCCAAGACCGGGCTGGTTCGCGACAAGGCGATCATCCTGTCGCTGGCCTTCGGGCTGGTCATCTTCACGGTCATCGGGGCCGGCTATCTGCTGCACTGGATGATCCCGGCCATGCCACTGGCCGTGGCCTTTGCGCTGGCCGCCATTGTGTCGCCAACCGACCCGGTCGCGGTATCTTCGATGGCCAAGCGCATCACCATTCCCAAGCGCCTGATGCACATCCTTGAAGGTGAATCGCTGCTCAATGACGCCTCCGGCCTGGTGTGCTTCAGATTTGCCGTAGTGGCGGCCACGACTGGCAGCTTCTCGCTGGGCACGGCATCGCTCACGCTGATCTGGGTCACGTTGTCGGGGCTGGCAGTGGGAGCGGGGGTCACCTACGGCATCAGTATCGCGCAACGCTGGATGTCGCGACATTTTGGCGAAGAAAGCGGTTCGCCCATCCTGGTCAATCTGCTGACCCCGTTCGCCGCCTACCTGATCGCCGAACACATCCAGACCTCCGGCATCCTAGCTGCCGTGGCCGCCGGCGTCACAATGAGCTACGTCGAGCTCTCGGGCCGCGCCCTGGCCACTACCCGCGTTCAACGGGCCGCAGTGTGGGAGACCGTGCATTTTTCGCTGAACGGCATCATCTTCGTGCTGCTCGGCGAACAATTGCCCGGCATCATGCAAAGCGCCGGCGCTTCAGTCGAAGACATCGGACACGTTTCCCGCTGGTGGCTGCTGGTCTATGTGCTGGCGCTGGTGGCAATCCTGATCGTGCTGCGCTGCTTCTGGGTCTGGGCGAACTGGCATGTCAGCCGCCATCTGGCGAGCCGCAAGGGTGAAACCCTTCCGCCCCCCAACTGGCGGATCATTGCGGCCATGTCGCTGGCCGGCGTCCGGGGTGCCGTGACGCTGGCCGGCGTGTTGACACTGCCATTATTGTTGCCGGATGGCTCGGAATTTCCGGCCCGAGACATCGTCATTTTCCTGGCTGCCTCGGTCATCCTGCTCTCGCTGCTACTGGCCAACGTCGGCCTGCCGCGCCTGCTGAACGGCCTGACCCTGCCCGAGGAAGCCGCCGACCGCCAGGAGGAAGACCTGGCGCGACGCGAGGCTGCCATTGCTGCCATCGCCGCCATCGAGGCAGCCCGCCATTCGCTGTGCGACGAGACCACGATGGCCTCGGAGCTCTACACCAACGCCGCAGTACGCGTGCTGGAAAACTACAAACATCGTCTCGACGATAGCGGCGCACCGGGCAGCGTCAACGCCGAACGCCTGCGCGAAGCCGACAGCGCCGAAGTCAAGCTTCGCCTGGCCGCCCTGCAGGCAGAGCGCGATACGATTTTCCGGCTGGCTCGGGAATCAGCGATATCCGACGAACTCTCCCGCAAACTGGTACGGCAGATCGACCTGATGGAAGCGCGTTATCGTTAAGGATTTTGGGCACGTAGATAACGTGAGCGGCCCAACACTCCAAGCAACGATGCCCAGCTGCCGATAAATTGCCATTCGCTTGAACGTGAATTTGCGTGTGGCACCTGAGCGCTGACAACGCGGGCTGGCGATGTTTCGCCAGCTAAGGACTGGACTGAACCCGATTCGGAAAATTATTGAAAAGCTTCCTGCAGAAAGCTTTCGGCCATAAAAAAACGCCACTCATCGGTGACGTTTTTGTTTTTGGCCGATTTTTCCGGTTGACCGTAGCAAATAGTATTACTTTAGTCAGAGCAGAGTTGCTCCATTGCGCAACAGCTGTTCAGTTCTTGATCAACCAGTCGGGCAACATCCGTTGCAGGGTGCCGTCCCGCATGAAAGCATGCTTGGCGGCGCCGGCAATGTGCAGCGCGATCAATGCTGCAGCACCCCAGACAAATGCTTCATGAGCCAGCTTGAAGACGCCGTTCAGTGATTCGTCCGGCCAGCCGAGCTTGGGAAGCTCCACACCAAAGAACTTGATAGCGTAGGGCGTAAAGGACGAAGCGAGGTAACCAGCCAGGGGCGCCATAAGCAGCACGGTGTAGAGCGCGTGATGCGTCGCAGTGGCCAGTTTGGCCTCCCAGCCACGAGTCATCTGGCGTGGCGCCGGGTGCTTGCTGCGCCATGCCATGCGAAGCAGGATCAGCATCAGCGCCACCAATCCAAGCGATTTGTGCAGGCTGTAGGCCGCACTGCGCTCGGCGCCTTTGGGCAGGTCGACCATGTTCCAGCCAAGCCATAACAACCACAGCACAACTGCCGCCTGTACCCAGTGCAGCAGCATGGCTGGCAGGGTGTAACGCTGGGCGGTCATCGGATGCTCACGCCCCACGGCAGTTCACCGACTTCAATATCGGCCAGCTTCCTGAAGCTGACCGTATCGATCACGGAAACACTGCCGGAACGGCCGTTGGCAACATAGAGCTTGGCGCCATCCGGCGTAATGGCCATGTTCCATGGACGCTTGCCGACTTCGATGGTGGCGATCACTGTATTGCTGACAACATCGATAGCCATGACCGACGGGTCACGGCCGTTGGAAACGAATACCCGCTTGCCGTCCGGATGAACCGCAATCCCGGCCGGATATTGTCCGGCTTTGATTTCCGCAATTACCCTGCGTTGGGCGACATCAATGACGAAGACCTTGCCGGTTACTTCGCTGGCGACGTAAGCCCGACTGCCATCCGGCAGAAAGCCGATGCCCCGCGGCCGCTTGCCAACCGGGATACTGCTCACCTGCTGGCGCGCCGAGACGTCAACGACATCGACCTGCTCGGCTTCTTCGGCACTGACATAGAGCCAGCGGCCGTCAGGGCTGAACACCGCGTGTTCCGGATTCTTGCCCTGCACCTTGATGCGGGCCAGTTCATTGCCTTGCGGTGCAGTCAGCAACACCACGCTATTGTCGTCCTCAACGGCAACAGCGAGTAACTTCCCATCGGCGGAAAGACTGATACCTTCCGGCGAATCCCCGACGCGTACAGTCTTGATCAGTTGGCCGGTCGTCGTATCGACGATCAGCAAGCTGCCAGTCTTGGCATCGGTCAGGTATACATAGCCGGGCCCCGCGGCAATACCGCGCGGACGCTGGCCAGCAGGAATGTCAGCCGAGCGTTGATCGGTGGCAGTGTCAATGACACTGACTGTGGCCGATTTTTCATTCGGCACGTAGGCCATTGGTGCGGCCAGCGCAACGCTGCCGACAGCGGCCAGCAGCGTTGCAATCAGAGAGCGGAAGAGTTGCATGTCCGCTTCAGGACGCCAGGTAGGAAATGCCGTGACTCTTGAAAATCGCGGCAATGGTGCCATCGCGCTTGAGGTCAGCCATCGCTGCCGCGAGCGCTTCAGCGAGCGCCAGATCCTCGGCCTTGACCGCCATGCCGAGCGGCCAGCTATCTATCTTGAGCTCTGCGAACTTGGTGCCGTCGAGCACGATGCCTTCCTGACCCTTGATGGCCTCTTCAAGTTCGGCGCGTTGAGCCAGCACGGCAGCCACCTTGCCTTCGGCCATGGCTTGTGCGGCTTCGGCCACCGTCTTGAAATGAACCACGTTTTCACGCAGCCTGCCGTTCATCACACCGAGCAGGAAAGAGTCAGCCAGCGAGGTCCCTTCGACGCCAACCTTTTCACGCGTGAATACCTCCAGAGCAACAGCCGCAGAACCCGTCGGGGCCTTCCGCACACGCGCCGGATTGCGCGCCATGGCTAGTGTTTCGCGATGATAGGCACCGAAAATACGGACTTTGTCATTAGCACGGGCCAGATATTCGTCCACCGGCACATGCATCATCATGTCGGAAGGCGGCGCGCCCAGATAATGCCCCTTCCAGACCATGTTGCGCAGGTCGTCGTTCATGTCTTCGCCGGCGTTATATCCAACAACCTGGGCGGTCAGCCCCAGTTTTCCGGCAATTGCCCGG encodes:
- a CDS encoding carboxymuconolactone decarboxylase family protein, translating into MTQNRYERGLAKLEEIDGQAGSRVINSLRDIAPDFARYLIEFPFGDIYSRPGLDLRAREIAVVAALTALGNATPQLKVHIEGALNVGVSQEEIVEVIMQMAVYAGFPAALNGLFAAKEVFAERATG
- a CDS encoding diguanylate cyclase, whose product is MKIMLVDDSRAIAIVTTARLESFGHQVLHAINGEVALDLFQKEDFDLILMDIEMPGMNGFETTTRLRALEGNEPWAWTPIIFVTATDTASNLVTAIEAGGDDFISKTVPEAVLQAKMKAMSRIAALRKRLSIANGKLQDQANRDGLTGLLNRRAMDLQVDRLWEQALSLARPFSLLMIDVDNFKKYNDHYGHLAGDECLRSVAACLGQVVQQANDQQTAPGAFVARYGGEEFAVIIPDAAPGVHAGLAASLVEAVAALGMAHEKSGDYGVVTISVGASCIDSATGEIKQIFRQADQLLYKAKANGRNRAEWLV
- a CDS encoding c-type cytochrome; this translates as MKHHRLTITLLAASLLSPLAMADAKKDTEMLKLASASGCMTCHSIEAGKPGPDGLKPIGPPWTEVAKQYKGKPGATEFLTRVVLEGSSPYSSHWKGKVSGLSMPPNAVAITEGNARLLVNWILAL
- a CDS encoding cold shock and DUF1294 domain-containing protein, producing the protein MRYQGKVTRWKDEQGFGFIVPNGGGEAVFLHIKSFARRGRRPVDGEIVTYDLAFDAKGRARADGVAFVESRSSVSVVEPTRKLLWLAVLFIVFVAGCTWLGKLPKLVPVIYVVASLFAFAVYAWDKSAAQNGEWRTQESTLHLLALIGGWPGALFAQKLLRHKSKKTSFQVMFWMTVLVNCGALGWLLSPKGAAAWRGLSSVVWSSAGKFHF
- a CDS encoding MerR family transcriptional regulator, which gives rise to MESSLTIKDVSQRTGLSAHTLRYYERIGLIAPVARATGGQRRYAAADMDWLAFLLRLRTTGMPIQGMLEFARLRSEGNVTARTRRKILESHLADVLSNIASLQQSAEALQTKIGIYRQIEHSFSQDSQLVEGKTNDSKSL
- a CDS encoding Na+/H+ antiporter — translated: MYSIEVVLAMLAAVVGSGYLVRTLPISIPLPLAQIALGAVVALVSVHRVRLDPEIFFLLFLPPLLFLDGWRIPKTGLVRDKAIILSLAFGLVIFTVIGAGYLLHWMIPAMPLAVAFALAAIVSPTDPVAVSSMAKRITIPKRLMHILEGESLLNDASGLVCFRFAVVAATTGSFSLGTASLTLIWVTLSGLAVGAGVTYGISIAQRWMSRHFGEESGSPILVNLLTPFAAYLIAEHIQTSGILAAVAAGVTMSYVELSGRALATTRVQRAAVWETVHFSLNGIIFVLLGEQLPGIMQSAGASVEDIGHVSRWWLLVYVLALVAILIVLRCFWVWANWHVSRHLASRKGETLPPPNWRIIAAMSLAGVRGAVTLAGVLTLPLLLPDGSEFPARDIVIFLAASVILLSLLLANVGLPRLLNGLTLPEEAADRQEEDLARREAAIAAIAAIEAARHSLCDETTMASELYTNAAVRVLENYKHRLDDSGAPGSVNAERLREADSAEVKLRLAALQAERDTIFRLARESAISDELSRKLVRQIDLMEARYR
- a CDS encoding DUF779 domain-containing protein, with protein sequence MVDRVIATPATLELIALLKQQYGPELMFHQSGGCCDNSAANCYLPTDLTIGAYDVHLGEIGGVPFYISASQYEYWKHTQLIIDVVEGHGGTFSLEGNTGKAFHTRSRLFTDDEWAELQAAGLV
- a CDS encoding aldehyde dehydrogenase — protein: MIYAAPGAAGAKITYKAQYNNFIGGKWVAPVKGQYFDVITPISGKVYTQAARSTAEDIELALDAAHAIADAWGKTAPATRANILLQIADRIEANLETIAYAETVDNGKPIRETLAADIPLAADHFRYFAGCIRAQEGALSDIDENTVAYHYHEPLGVVGQIIPWNFPILMAAWKLAPAIGAGNCVVLKPAESTPISILILAEIIGDLLPAGVLNIVNGFGREAGMPLANSKRIAKIAFTGSTSTGRVIGQAAANNLIPATLELGGKSPNVFFADIMDKDDAFLDKAIEGMVLFAFNQGEVCTCPSRALIQESIYDKFIERVLKRVAAIKHGNPLDTETMMGAQCSAEQLSKISSYLDIGKQEGAECLIGGEPAQFEGELAGGYYVQPTLFKGHNKMRIFQEEIFGPVLAVTTFKDEADALAIANDTIYGLGAGVWSRNGNVAYRMGRAIKAGRVWTNCYHAYPAHAAFGGYKESGIGRETHKVMLDHYQQTKNLLVSYSESKLGFF
- a CDS encoding PQQ-dependent methanol/ethanol family dehydrogenase, which produces MHSHTLFKRKAFTLALLTAAAFAGGAANAGVTDADILNDAKTTGDVVSFGLGTQAQRFSPSTQINTKSVKNLVPAWTSSFGGEKQRGQESQPVISEGKMFVTASYSRLFAYDVKTGEKLWKYEHRLPDGIMPCCDVINRGAALYGNLVIFGTLDAQLVALDRDTGKVVWKEKLEDYAAGYSSSAAPIIAKGKLINGVSGGEFGVVGRIDARDPMTGKLIWTRPTVEGHMGYSFDKDGTKHENGISGTLNATWEGDLWKTGGAATWNGATYDPETNLIFAGTGNPAPWNSWNRPGDNLFSSSTVAIDADTGKIVWHYQNTPHDGWDFDGVNEFVSFDYKDPKTGKMIKAGGKADRNGFFFVNDRTNGKLLNAFPFVNKITWATSINLETGRPNYIEEGRPGNPALEADGKKGKVVFSAPSFLGGKNQMQMAYSPQTGLFYVPSNEWSMDIWNEPVSYKKGAAYLGAGFTIKALNDDYIGSLRAMDPKTGKMVWEKKNYAPLWGGVLTTAGGLVFYGTPEGFLKALDAKTGKELWSFNVGTGIVAPPVSWEQDGEQMIAVTAGWGGAVPLWGGDVAKRVNFLEQGGSVWVFKLHKQQ
- a CDS encoding c-type cytochrome; translation: MHKKLHFTLLPVVAALALTVANPARAAEGEAIMKKARCVACHAVDQKRVGPAYKDVAAKYKGDAKAPGHLFDKVRAGGSGNWGQVPMMPHPVDKISDDDLKAVIHWILSLE